From the Azospirillum formosense genome, one window contains:
- a CDS encoding AAA family ATPase — translation MTSSIGKGGTLPGHEAHASVLPDSLLQSGGGESSDVRGRQEATVFATLAVLWRRKLLLLTIILLGTATITYVMQSLKPMYRATAMVQLDSRRVELAEFKSVVSNLTPEAPAVRSEVSIVGSRALAERVVEKLGLLNDAEFNPTLKALDGADDHWLKRVTKAGVGALPPEGNDVLRRIVQETTALFRADDGPVARDPNQARLLTIDTLLRRIEARNDDRSFTIIIEASSVDPAKAAAIANAFGQAYLDYRTEMNRDLTERVNQWLGGRLVEAREAVRGAEEAIRSFRKENSLLELPPDGRNMVQQQMNELATQLTAAQAQKAAAEARVRQARDQTAANNAAAIPEVLASPLIQKLREAEAMLERRLAELQQVYGDKHQEIVNLRRGIGELKARIRDEVGKIQKGLDADLEVARIREATLLKSIADLQDQQKGIEATGIQLRDLERAADAHRTLYRSLAERYEQTMALKNTGALDAHLSAPALPPIRPAFPQLRMSLGVGLVGSTALAVALVLLLERLSSGLRTPTQVERATGVPCLGMVPALPRNEAVWNLPLYPENRPDSRRAREIGAFREAIQTVRTMACMPRKRGTPPKVLLVTSSIPKEGKSMLAANLARSLAGLGLNTLLIDADFRRPSIATLLGYRPQGSVADLLDGRVGIDDLIHQETTNLGVLGNAVGTSDAHDRISSQAMSDLIQWARHNYDVVVIDSAPVMLFSDALALSFLADSVIYVVRWQHTPLDTVTAGLNKLRSVDSAVGGVVLSRVVASKHVKYGHKDDAYYYALHAPARH, via the coding sequence GTGACATCTTCGATCGGCAAAGGCGGAACGCTTCCAGGCCACGAAGCGCACGCCAGCGTCCTTCCGGACAGTCTTCTGCAATCGGGCGGCGGGGAATCCTCCGACGTCCGCGGCCGGCAGGAGGCGACCGTCTTCGCCACGCTGGCGGTGCTGTGGCGGCGCAAGCTGCTGCTGCTCACCATCATCCTGCTGGGAACGGCGACCATCACCTACGTCATGCAGTCGCTGAAGCCGATGTACCGTGCCACCGCGATGGTTCAACTCGACTCCCGGCGGGTCGAACTGGCGGAGTTCAAGTCGGTGGTGTCCAACCTGACTCCCGAGGCGCCGGCCGTGCGCAGCGAGGTGTCCATCGTCGGCTCGCGCGCCCTGGCGGAGCGGGTGGTGGAAAAGCTCGGCCTGCTCAACGACGCCGAATTCAACCCGACGCTCAAGGCGCTGGACGGCGCGGACGACCATTGGCTGAAGCGCGTCACCAAGGCCGGCGTCGGCGCGCTGCCGCCGGAAGGCAACGACGTGCTGCGCCGGATCGTGCAGGAGACGACCGCCCTGTTCCGCGCCGACGACGGGCCGGTCGCCCGCGACCCTAATCAAGCCCGCCTGCTGACCATCGACACGCTGCTGCGCCGGATCGAGGCGCGCAACGACGACCGCTCCTTCACCATCATCATCGAGGCGTCGTCGGTCGATCCCGCGAAGGCCGCCGCCATCGCCAACGCCTTCGGCCAAGCCTATCTGGACTACCGGACGGAGATGAACCGCGACCTGACCGAACGGGTCAACCAGTGGCTCGGCGGGCGGCTCGTAGAGGCGCGCGAGGCGGTGCGCGGCGCCGAGGAGGCCATCCGCAGCTTCCGCAAGGAGAACAGCCTGCTGGAGCTGCCGCCCGACGGGCGCAACATGGTCCAGCAGCAGATGAACGAACTCGCCACCCAGCTGACCGCCGCGCAGGCGCAGAAGGCGGCGGCCGAGGCCCGCGTGCGCCAGGCCCGCGACCAGACCGCCGCCAACAACGCCGCGGCGATCCCGGAGGTGCTGGCCTCCCCGCTGATCCAGAAGCTGCGCGAGGCCGAGGCGATGCTGGAGCGCCGGCTGGCCGAGCTTCAGCAGGTCTATGGCGACAAGCACCAGGAGATCGTGAATCTCCGCCGCGGCATCGGCGAGTTGAAGGCCCGCATCCGCGACGAGGTCGGCAAGATCCAGAAGGGGCTGGACGCCGACCTGGAGGTCGCGCGCATCCGCGAGGCCACCCTGCTGAAGAGCATCGCCGACCTGCAGGACCAGCAGAAGGGCATCGAGGCGACCGGCATCCAGCTCCGCGACCTGGAGCGCGCCGCCGACGCGCACCGCACGCTCTACCGCAGCCTCGCCGAACGCTACGAGCAGACGATGGCGCTGAAGAACACCGGCGCTCTGGACGCGCATCTCAGCGCCCCGGCGCTGCCGCCGATCCGCCCGGCCTTCCCGCAGCTGCGCATGTCGCTGGGCGTCGGGCTGGTCGGCTCCACGGCGCTGGCGGTGGCGCTGGTGCTGCTGCTGGAGCGGCTCAGCTCCGGCCTGCGCACGCCGACCCAGGTGGAGCGGGCGACCGGCGTGCCCTGCCTCGGCATGGTCCCGGCGCTCCCCCGCAACGAGGCGGTCTGGAACCTGCCCTTGTACCCCGAAAACCGCCCCGACAGCCGCCGCGCCCGCGAGATCGGCGCCTTCCGCGAGGCGATCCAGACGGTGCGCACCATGGCCTGCATGCCGCGCAAGCGGGGGACGCCGCCCAAGGTGCTGCTCGTCACCTCCTCCATCCCCAAGGAAGGCAAATCGATGCTGGCGGCCAATCTGGCGCGGTCGCTGGCCGGTCTGGGGCTGAACACGCTGCTGATTGACGCGGACTTCCGCCGTCCCTCCATCGCGACGCTGCTGGGCTACCGGCCGCAAGGCAGCGTCGCCGACCTGCTGGACGGCCGCGTCGGCATCGACGACCTGATCCATCAGGAAACCACCAACCTCGGGGTGCTGGGCAACGCCGTCGGCACCTCCGACGCCCACGACCGCATCAGCTCACAGGCGATGAGCGACCTGATCCAGTGGGCGCGCCACAACTACGACGTGGTGGTGATCGACTCCGCCCCGGTGATGCTGTTCTCCGACGCGCTGGCCCTGTCCTTCCTGGCCGACAGCGTGATCTACGTCGTCCGCTGGCAGCACACCCCGCTGGACACCGTGACGGCCGGCTTGAACAAGCTGAGGTCGGTCGACAGCGCGGTCGGCGGCGTCGTGCTGTCGCGGGTCGTCGCGTCCAAGCACGTCAAGTACGGCCACAAGGACGACGCCTACTACTACGCCCTGCACGCGCCCGCGCGGCATTGA
- a CDS encoding undecaprenyl-phosphate glucose phosphotransferase: MFELPSRDSSAKPDYGARVGMAFQGPRPDSVSPVAAAASAPALLCGLVAADALMVVGTGLAAEGIAARVLRATPADPALFTGAVTSFAGVFNVAVGPLAVLSLMCFYSAGCYRNLRPRAVRRTIGAHAGPLFGAWTAAFLVLVLLLGVTGDLRRFDTAAAGTLWLWYGLGLFGLTALRSLVLRLARGWNLAGGLRQRTLLVGTNDLAFEWLDRLQRTEGAGYQVIGAVSTAADRPSSVTAPPLSTARMAGVPVLGGVAGLVEQVRKNRIDLVVVALPWSAEAEITDILERLRVLAVDVRLLPHRLIARTAGLSVDATAGIPLLGVIHHPLAGWRGVLKRSEDLLIGGAALAVLAPVLLLAAAAIKLESPGPVLFRQKRFGFNNEEFEIWKFRTMHTDRGDQSGAQRTVRNDPRVTRVGRFLRRTSIDELPQLFNVLRGDMSIVGPRPHPVAMKAGDVLYHEAVENYACRHRVRPGITGWAQVNGLRGEIDNLHTAARRVEHDLYYVDNWSLGLDAEIMVRTALLLFWDRNAY; encoded by the coding sequence ATGTTCGAACTCCCTTCACGAGACAGTTCGGCGAAGCCGGACTACGGCGCGCGCGTGGGGATGGCCTTTCAAGGCCCGCGCCCGGACTCCGTCTCGCCGGTCGCCGCGGCGGCCTCCGCCCCCGCCCTGCTGTGCGGGCTGGTCGCCGCGGACGCGCTGATGGTCGTCGGGACGGGGCTGGCGGCGGAGGGTATCGCCGCCCGAGTGCTGCGGGCGACCCCGGCCGATCCGGCCCTGTTCACGGGCGCCGTCACCTCGTTTGCAGGCGTCTTCAACGTCGCGGTCGGCCCGCTGGCCGTGCTGTCGCTGATGTGCTTCTACAGCGCGGGCTGCTACCGCAACCTGCGCCCCAGGGCGGTGCGGCGGACCATCGGCGCGCACGCCGGGCCGCTGTTCGGGGCCTGGACGGCGGCCTTTCTGGTGCTCGTCCTCCTGCTTGGTGTGACGGGGGACTTGCGGCGGTTCGACACGGCGGCGGCTGGGACGCTGTGGTTGTGGTACGGGCTCGGCCTGTTCGGGCTGACGGCGCTGCGCAGTCTGGTCCTCCGGCTGGCGCGCGGCTGGAACCTGGCCGGCGGTCTGCGGCAGCGGACCCTGCTGGTCGGCACCAACGATTTGGCCTTCGAGTGGCTGGACCGGCTCCAGCGGACGGAGGGGGCGGGCTATCAGGTGATCGGCGCGGTATCCACTGCGGCGGACCGGCCGTCGTCCGTCACCGCCCCGCCCTTGAGTACCGCCCGGATGGCCGGCGTGCCGGTGCTGGGGGGTGTGGCCGGGCTGGTCGAGCAGGTGCGCAAGAACCGCATCGACCTCGTGGTGGTGGCCCTGCCCTGGAGCGCCGAGGCCGAGATCACCGACATCCTGGAACGGCTGCGCGTCCTCGCGGTGGACGTCCGCCTGCTGCCGCACCGGCTGATCGCCCGCACCGCGGGCCTGTCGGTCGATGCGACGGCGGGCATTCCGCTGCTCGGCGTCATCCATCACCCGCTGGCCGGCTGGCGCGGCGTGCTGAAGCGGTCGGAGGATCTGCTGATCGGCGGCGCGGCGCTGGCGGTCCTGGCGCCGGTGCTGCTGCTGGCCGCGGCGGCCATCAAGCTGGAAAGCCCCGGCCCGGTGCTGTTCCGCCAGAAGCGCTTCGGCTTCAACAACGAGGAATTCGAGATCTGGAAGTTCCGCACGATGCACACCGACCGCGGCGACCAGTCGGGCGCGCAGCGGACGGTGCGCAACGACCCGCGGGTGACGCGCGTCGGGCGCTTCCTGCGCCGCACCAGCATCGACGAACTGCCGCAGCTCTTCAATGTGCTGCGCGGCGACATGTCCATCGTCGGGCCGCGACCCCATCCCGTCGCCATGAAGGCTGGGGACGTGCTGTACCACGAGGCGGTGGAGAACTACGCCTGCCGCCACCGGGTCCGTCCCGGAATCACCGGATGGGCGCAGGTGAACGGGCTGCGTGGCGAGATCGACAACCTCCACACCGCCGCCCGCCGCGTCGAACACGACCTCTACTACGTCGACAACTGGTCCCTCGGGCTGGACGCCGAAATCATGGTGC
- a CDS encoding UDP-glucuronic acid decarboxylase family protein — protein MTSTTERVLVTGGAGFIGSHLCERLLAAGKEVLCVDNYFTGARSNIAHLLDNPKFEAVRHDITFPLYVEVDEIYNLACPASPVHYQFDPVQTTKTSVHGAINMLGLAKRVKATILQASTSEVYGDPFVHPQREDYWGNVNPIGPRACYDEGKRCAETLFFDYNRQHKVPIKVARIFNTYGPRMNPNDGRVVSNFIVQALKGDPITIYGDGSQTRSFCYVDDLVEGLHRLMETDGTVTGPINLGNPGEFTILELAETVIRMTGSRSRIERHPLPQDDPRQRKPDITKAHAYLKWMPHVPLEEGLERTIAYFAKTYF, from the coding sequence ATGACGTCCACGACTGAGCGCGTTCTTGTGACAGGTGGCGCCGGGTTCATCGGATCGCATCTGTGCGAGCGTCTTCTGGCCGCCGGGAAAGAGGTCCTGTGCGTCGACAACTATTTCACGGGTGCGCGTTCGAATATTGCGCATCTTCTCGACAATCCGAAGTTCGAGGCGGTGCGTCACGACATCACCTTCCCCCTCTATGTCGAGGTGGACGAGATCTACAACCTCGCCTGCCCGGCCTCGCCGGTGCATTACCAGTTCGACCCGGTGCAGACGACCAAGACCAGCGTCCACGGTGCCATCAACATGCTGGGGCTGGCCAAGCGGGTGAAGGCGACGATCCTCCAGGCCTCGACCAGCGAGGTCTACGGCGACCCCTTTGTCCACCCGCAGCGCGAGGATTACTGGGGCAACGTGAATCCCATCGGTCCGCGCGCCTGCTACGACGAGGGCAAGCGCTGCGCCGAGACGCTGTTCTTCGACTACAACCGACAGCACAAGGTCCCGATCAAGGTCGCGCGCATCTTCAACACCTACGGCCCGCGCATGAATCCGAACGACGGGCGCGTCGTGTCGAACTTCATCGTGCAGGCGCTCAAGGGCGATCCGATCACCATCTACGGCGACGGCTCGCAGACGCGGTCCTTCTGCTACGTTGACGATCTGGTCGAGGGGCTGCACCGGCTGATGGAAACGGACGGGACGGTGACCGGCCCGATCAACCTCGGCAATCCCGGCGAGTTCACCATCCTGGAACTGGCGGAGACCGTCATCCGGATGACCGGATCGCGCTCCCGGATCGAGCGGCACCCGCTGCCCCAGGACGATCCGCGGCAGCGCAAGCCGGACATCACCAAGGCCCATGCTTACCTAAAATGGATGCCGCACGTGCCGCTCGAAGAGGGGCTGGAGCGCACCATCGCCTATTTCGCCAAGACCTATTTCTGA